The window GCGGTGCCGCGATCTATCAGGAGCGCGACGAAGAGGCGCTCGGGATTGAGAGGGAGGATGTCGAAAGGTATCCGCTCCGCTGGGGTGAAAAAGATCCCCACATGAAGGGGCTCTACCTTGACGGCGAAGTAAGGGCCGCCTGGATAAACGGCGGCGACTGCCGCATGAAGCACCGCCTTTTCCTTTTTGACGACGTCAAGCTGCTTGGAAACCACAACATTGAAAATACCGCGATGGCCCTTGGCGCGCTCGCGCTCTTCAATATTATGGACGTCCCGCCGTCGGTGATCGGCTCCTATGTGCCGCCGAAGCACCGCTGCGCCTTTGCCGGAAAGGTGCGCGGCGTGACCTTCGTCGACGATTCCAAGGGTACGAACGTCGCGGCGACCGTCACAGCGATGACCTCTCTTCCCGGCACTAAGGTCATAATTCTCGGGGGGCAGGGCAAAGGAGAAGACTATGCGCCGCTCGCCGAGGCTGTGAGGGAAAACACCCACGCGGCGGTGCTCCTCGGCTCCGAAAGGGAGAAGATTGCCGCGGCCCTGTCGGCGGCCGGCGTTACGGACTATAAAATCGCCGCCGATATGGAAGAGGCCGTCAAGACGGCCTACGGCCTGGCCGCCGAGGGCGACACGGTGCTGCTCTCACCGGCCTGTACGAGCTGGGATATGTATCCGAGCTACAATGTACGCGGAGATCATTTCTGCGCGATTGTAAAAGAGATAATCGCTTCGGAGGAATAAGAGAAAATGGAACCGAGGTTTGATGGCTCGCCGGACAACCGATATAAGGCCAACCCCTTTATATGGGTGATCCCGCTGATACTGAGCGGGATCGGCATACTGATGATAACCTCCACCACGAGCCCGACCTCGTTCCTGTACACCGGCACGCCCTTTCAGATGGGGATAAAGCAGCTCCAGTGGCTGGGGATTGCGATGCTGGGGATGTTCTTCGTCTATTCGGTGCCGGTGCGGATATGGTACCGTTTCTCCGGCCCGCTGCTGATCCTCATGTGGCTGCTGGCGTGGCTGCCCCTCGTCCCCGGAGTGGGCGAGGCCATCGGCGGCGCCAGAAGGTGGATAAGGCTGCCCGGGCTCGGCGTATCGCTGCAGCCGGGAGAGCTTCTCTGCCTCGCCGTCGCGCTGCACCTCGCGAAGCTGCTCTCGCGCGGCGCGGAGCGCGATCCGCTGAAAAGTTTCGTCAATACGGTGATCCTTGTCGTACTCGCCGTGCTGCCGCTGCTCGTGCAGCCAGACCTTGGCACGACGATCCTGATATTCACCGTTTCGATGGGTATGTATGTTGAAAAGGTCGGCTGGCGTTATCCGGTCATTGCCGGCGGCGTGCTGGGCGGAGTCATCTTTCCGCTGCTGATACTGCTTGAGCCCTACCGAATGAGACGCGTCACCGCCTTTCTCGACCCCTGGGCCGACCCTCTTAACAAGGGTTTTCAGGCGATACAGGGGCTGATCGCCTTTGCCAACGGCGGACTCTGGGGCTCCGGGCTAGGCCACGGATTCCAGAAGCTGAACTATCTGCCCGCCGCCTATACGGACTTTATCTATGCCGCTGTGGGAGAGGAGCTCGGCCTCATCGGTACTCTCTGTATTCTTGGACTCTTCGGCTTTTGGATAAT is drawn from Cloacibacillus porcorum and contains these coding sequences:
- a CDS encoding FtsW/RodA/SpoVE family cell cycle protein, with amino-acid sequence MEPRFDGSPDNRYKANPFIWVIPLILSGIGILMITSTTSPTSFLYTGTPFQMGIKQLQWLGIAMLGMFFVYSVPVRIWYRFSGPLLILMWLLAWLPLVPGVGEAIGGARRWIRLPGLGVSLQPGELLCLAVALHLAKLLSRGAERDPLKSFVNTVILVVLAVLPLLVQPDLGTTILIFTVSMGMYVEKVGWRYPVIAGGVLGGVIFPLLILLEPYRMRRVTAFLDPWADPLNKGFQAIQGLIAFANGGLWGSGLGHGFQKLNYLPAAYTDFIYAAVGEELGLIGTLCILGLFGFWIMQTRASYFRTEDPFKSSLIWGISLTVLLPLVINVAGVTKMIPLTGMPLPFISYGGTSLVTMWSRVGLMLRLEKDSWLEEGENG
- the murD gene encoding UDP-N-acetylmuramoyl-L-alanine--D-glutamate ligase, which codes for MQLAGKRISVVGAGVSGRALAELAAELGAEVFVSDIKEPDAAAVKGFEEKGIKWEGCGNTERVLEADEIVVSSGISPKAPIIEAARAKGITVTGELDFVSPYLSGIVIGVTGSNGKTTTTSMIGYFLEQMGYSVMTGGNIGNAVAHAAGKDYDFIVLELSSFQLHWAKEFICDLAIVTNLAPDHIDWHGSYENYVAAKANLINCLAPGGAAIYQERDEEALGIEREDVERYPLRWGEKDPHMKGLYLDGEVRAAWINGGDCRMKHRLFLFDDVKLLGNHNIENTAMALGALALFNIMDVPPSVIGSYVPPKHRCAFAGKVRGVTFVDDSKGTNVAATVTAMTSLPGTKVIILGGQGKGEDYAPLAEAVRENTHAAVLLGSEREKIAAALSAAGVTDYKIAADMEEAVKTAYGLAAEGDTVLLSPACTSWDMYPSYNVRGDHFCAIVKEIIASEE